From Piliocolobus tephrosceles isolate RC106 chromosome 16, ASM277652v3, whole genome shotgun sequence, the proteins below share one genomic window:
- the SRSF1 gene encoding serine/arginine-rich splicing factor 1, giving the protein MSGGGVIRGPAGNNDCRIYVGNLPPDIRTKDIEDVFYKYGAIRDIDLKNRRGGPPFAFVEFEDPRDAEDAVYGRDGYDYDGYRLRVEFPRSGRGTGRGGGGGGGGGAPRGRYGPPSRRSENRVVVSGLPPSGSWQDLKDHMREAGDVCYADVYRDGTGVVEFVRKEDMTYAVRKLDNTKFRSHEGETAYIRVKVDGPRSPSYGRSRSRSRSRSRSRSRSNSRSRSYSPRRSRGSPRYSPRHSRSRSRT; this is encoded by the exons ATGTCGGGAGGTGGTGTGATTCGTGGCCCCGCAGGGAACAACGATTGCCGCATCTACGTGGGTAACTTACCTCCAGACATCCGAACCAAGGACATTGAGGACGTGTTCTACAAATACGGCGCTATCCGCGACATCGACCTCAAGAATCGCCGCGGGGGACCGCCCTTCGCCTTCGTTGAGTTCGAGGACCCGCG AGACGCGGAAGACGCGGTGTATGGTCGCGATGGCTATGATTACGATGGGTACCGTCTGCGGGTGGAGTTTCCTCGAAGCGGCCGTGGAACAGGCCGAGGCGGCGGCGGGGGTGGAGGTGGCGGAGCTCCCCGAGGTCGCTATGGCCCCCCATCCAGGCGGTCTGAAAACAGAGTGGTTGTCTCTG GACTGCCTCCAAGTGGAAGTTGGCAGGATTTAAAGGATCACATGCGTGAAGCAGGTGATGTATGTTATGCTGATGTTTACCGAGATGGCACTGGTGTCGTGGAGTTTGTACGGAAAGAAGATATGACCTATGCAGTTCGAAAACTGGATAACACTAAGTTTAGATCTCATGAG GGAGAAACTGCCTACATCCGGGTTAAAGTTGATGGGCCCAGAAGTCCAAGTTATGGAAGATCTCGATCTCGAAGCCGTAGTCGTAGCAGAAGCCGTAGCAGAAGCAACAGCAGGAGTCGCAGTTACTCCCCAAGGAGAAGCAGAGGATCACCACGCTATTCTCCCCGTCATAGCAGATCTCGCTCTCGTACATAA